A part of Loxodonta africana isolate mLoxAfr1 chromosome 11, mLoxAfr1.hap2, whole genome shotgun sequence genomic DNA contains:
- the LOC111749619 gene encoding vomeronasal type-1 receptor 1-like yields MEPASLEMGIIFLTQTGAGILGNSSLLCLYSFTLLTGHNLRPTDLILNQLVLANNLVLFSRGIPQTMAAFGWKYFLDDAGCKVVFYFHRVARGLSIITTCLLSGFQASNLCPSSSRWMVLRMRSLKCTGFCCSLCWILQLLVNAYIPVRVIGPRNTQNISAKTIYGYCSTLNSDRFKISLHAVMFSSIDVICLGLMVLSSGTMVFVLLRHKNQVQHIYSNSLAPRPSHEARATCTILILVSSFVFFYSLSSISGLFITLIVTPSQWLVNMSVFLASCFPTFSPFLLITSDTRISKLSFAFCVRKAFFT; encoded by the coding sequence ATGGAGCCTGCCAGCTTGGAAATGGGGATCATTTTCCTCACTCAGACGGGAGCAGGAATCCTGGGAAACTCTTCCCTCCTGTGTCTTTATAGCTTCACTTTGCTCACTGGACATAACTTGAGGCCCACAGACCTGATTCTCAACCAACTGGTTTTAGCCAACAACTTGGTTCTTTTCTCCAGGGGGATCCCACAGACAATGGCAGCTTTTGGATGGAAATATTTCCTGGATGATGCTGGATGTAAAGTTGTCTTCTATTTTCATCGGGTGGCTAGAGGGCTTTCAATCATCACAACCTGCCTCCTCAGTGGTTTCCAGGCCAGTAATCTTTGCCCCAGTAGCTCTAGGTGGATGGTGCTCAGAATGAGATCCCTAAAGTGCACTGGCttctgctgttccctctgctggaTCCTACAACTCTTAGTAAATGCCTATATTCCTGTGAGAGTGATTGGCCCAAGAAATACTCAAAACATAAGTGCAAAAACAATTTATGGATACTGTTCCACGCTCAACTCAGACAGATTTAAAATCTCACTACATGCAGTCATGTTCTCCTCCATTGATGTAATATGTTTGGGCCTCATGGTCTTATCTAGTGGCACCATGGTCTTTGTCCTGCTCAGGCACAAGAATCAAGTCCAACACATTTACAGCAACAGCCTTGCCCCAAGGCCTTCCCATGAGGCGAGAGCCACATGTACCATTCTGATCCTGGTGAGCTCCTTTGTCTTCTTTTACTCTCTCTCTTCCATTTCAGGTCTTTTTATTACTCTTATTGTGACACCAAGCCAGTGGCTGGTGAACATGTCTGTGTTTCTGGCTTCATGTTTCCCAACATTTAGCCCCTTTTTGCTTATCACCTCGGACACCCGAATCTCAAAGCTCTCCTTTGCTTTCTGTGTCAGAAAAGCATTTTTTACCTAA